In the Afipia sp. GAS231 genome, CAAGCGCGGCAATTCGCTGACCTTCGACAAGGGCCAGGGCTATCTGTTCGGCTCGACCATGGAAGGCGTCACGGTGCTGGCGCCCGATCCCAGGCAGATCGGCCAGAACCGCCTCGATACCATCACCAATGGAAGAAACATCGGGCGCGAATGGCGCGATGGCGTTGCCGCCAAGGGCGAGCACACCATGGTCTACGAGTATATGAGGCCCGGTGAGGAAAAGCCGATCCGCAAGATCGCCTATGCGGCCGCCATTCCCGGCTGGAACATCTATGTCGGCAACGGCGCCTATCTCGACGATCTCGATGCCAAGTTGGCGCCGATCGCGTGGCTGCTGGCCTTGGCCATTCTCGGTATCGGCCTGATTGCGGGCTGCATCGCCTGGGTGATCGGCCGCAGCATTTCCAAGCCACTCGGCGCCCTCGGCGACCGCATGCGGGCGCTGGCCGACGGCAAGCTCGACGGCGAGATTCCTGGCCTCGGCCGCGGCGACGAAGTCGGCGCGATGGCCGCCACCGTGCAGATCTTCAAGGACAACGCGGTCCGCATCCGCGGGCTCGAAGAGGCTGAGGCTGCGACCCAGGCCCGGACCGCGGCGGAGCGCCGCGTGGCGATGGAGAATATCGCCAGCGATTTTGAGCGCAGCGTCACCGGTATCGTCCGTTCGGTATCGACGGCTGCCGCCGGCATGCAGTCCACCGCGCAGTCGATGACGACGACCGCCAGCGACGCCAGTGCGCGCGCCGCCACCGTCAGCGCAGCCTCCGAAAGCTCGTCGAACAATGTCGGCACCGTTGCCGCCGCCGCGGAGGAATTGTCGAGTTCCGTGGGCGAGATTTCCCGGCAGGTGGCGCGCTCCAGCGAGATCGCCAGCAAGGCGGTCGGCGATGCCGAGCGCACCAACGCCACCGTCGGCGCGTTGTCGACCGGCGCCGAGAAGATCGGCGAAGTCGTGAAACTTATTCACTCCATCGCCGCGCAGACCAATTTGCTCGCGCTGAACGCCACCATCGAGGCCGCGCGCGCCGGCGAGTCCGGCCGCGGTTTTGCGGTCGTCGCTTCCGAAGTGAAGGCGCTGGCCAACCAGACCGCCAAGGCGACCGAGGAAATCTCGGCGCAGGTTGCGGCGATGCAGGCTTCGACCAACGAAGCTGTGACCTCGATCGGCGGCATCACCGAGACCATCGCCCAGATGAGCGAAATCACGGTCTCGATTTCGACCGCGATCGACCAGCAGGGCGACGCCACCCGCGAGATCGCGCGCAACATCCAGTCGGTGGCGGCAGGCTCCAGCGAGATCAACGCCAATATCGGCGGCGTCACCACGGCGGCAGCGGCGACCGGCAAGGCTGCCTCCGAAGTGCTGTCGAACGCCCGCGAACTCGACAACCAGTCCGGTATGCTGCGCAGCGCGGTCGATGAGTTTTTGGCCAAGGTCCGCGCGGCGTAACCAGCGATCACCGTCGCGTTCCCCGGATGCAGCGCAGCACGTAGTGATGCGCTGCTGGTCCGGGGTCCATGGGTCCCGGCTCTGCGGCGCAGCGTGAAGGACGCTGCACCGCGTCCGGGACACGTAATTTGTCGGAGCGCCGTCACTGCTTCTCGATCCCCGCCGCCGTAATCAGCTTCTCCCACAGCACCAGCTGCTCCTTCAGGAACGCGTCGAACTCTTCCGGCGGGCCCGAGAAGGCTTCCATGCCGCGCTCGGCGAGCTGGCTCTTGATGTCCGGCCGCTCGACGATCTTGCGGATTTCCGCGTTCAGCTTGACGACGATATCCTTGGGCATGTTGGCCGGGCCGAGATAGCCCTGCCATGAGGTGATATCAAAACCCTTCACGGTGTCGTCCATGGTCGGAAGCTCCGGCAGCAGCGCCGAGCGCTGTTTGGTGGTGACGGCAAGCGCCTTCAGCGCCTTGCCGTTGACGTGCGGCAGGCCGGTCGGGACGTCGACGAACATCATCGAGACGCGGCCCGCGATCACGTCGGTCAGCGCCGGCGGCGAGCTCTTGTAGGGCACGTGCAGGAGGTCGATGCCGGCGAGGCGGGCGAAGGTCGCGCCCGAGACGATCGCCGACGAAGAGCCGCTGGCATAGGAGTACTTGCCCGGCTCCTTCTTCGCCAGCGCGATCAGTTCGGCGACTGAGTTGGCCGGAATTTCCGGATTGATCACCAGCATGAAGGGCAGGTCGCCGGTTCGCGCGATCGGGGTGAAATCCTTGACCGGGTCGTAGCTCATGGTCTTGAGCAGAAACGGATTGGCCGAATGCGTGGTGTTGGTGGTCACGAACAGCGTGTAGCCGTCCGCCGGCGAACGGGCGACGTAGCTCGCCGCGATCGAGCCGTTGGCGCCGGCCTTGTTGTCGATCACGGTGTTGACGCCGAGCGCCACGCCGAGTTCCTTGCCGATCAGGCGGGTGGTGGTGTCGGTGCCGCTGCCGGCGGCGAACGGCAGCACCAGCGTGATGTTGCGGTTCGGATAGGGCGCCTGCGCGAAAGCCGCGGCAGTCAGCGTCAGGTAAATGGCAGCCGTGGCGAGCCGGCACGGGTGCGACAATGCGATCATCGTACGTTTCCTCAAATAGGTTTTTGGTGTGTTGGCGAGCAGGCTAGCCTGCCTGTACCACTAAATCTACGCCTTCGCCGAGGCGCGTCTTGACGCAATCACGACGCCGGCAAGCACCAGCGCATAGCCGGCCAGGTGATACAGCCGGAGTTGCTCGCCGAGCAGGAGGATCGCCATCGCCGAACCGAACATCGGCACCAGATGAAAGAACGGCGCCGCACGATTGGGCCCGATCAGCGCAATACCGCGGTTGAAGAACGTATAGGCCAGCGTCGACGGGAATATGATGACGTAAGCCAGCGTCGCCATCGAAATCGCATCGAGTTTCAGCGTCACGCCGGTCGAAAACTCCCAGATCGAAAACGGCACCAGCATGGTCGCGCCGCAGCAGGTGGTGAACGAAATCAGCGACAGCGGATGCGTCACCGGCCGGCGCAGCATCAGCGCCGAATACAGCCCGAACGCCACCAGCGAACTGCCGAACATCAGGTCGCCGCGGTTGAAGCGGATGCCGGCGAGCGCACTCCAGTCGCCGCGCAGAATGATGGTAAGCACGCCGACCAGCGAGATCGCGATCCCGGCAAGTTGAGCACCGGTCAAGCGGACCCCGAACAAAGCCAACGTCCACACCGCCACGAACAGCGGGCCGGCGGACTGGATCAGCAGCGCATTCAGCGCCTCGGTATATTGCATGGCCCAGAACGAAACGGCGTTGTTGTAGGCAAAGCCGAGTACCGACAGCAGCAACAATAGCGGCAGATGCGCGCGCAACACCGGCCAGTCGCGCTTCAGGTGCGGCCAGGCGAACGGCAGCAGGATCAGGAACGTCCCGTACCAGCGCAGGCAGGACAGCGTCAGCGGTGGTACGTGGCCGGCAACATGGCGCGCCAGCACGATATTG is a window encoding:
- a CDS encoding methyl-accepting chemotaxis protein, coding for MKLTNMTITPKLGILVGVTLLGLCAAGVLAGYLVQREMMNAKIDQLHAVVDMARNMAAGLQKQVDAGQMTKEAAIAEFGKRGNSLTFDKGQGYLFGSTMEGVTVLAPDPRQIGQNRLDTITNGRNIGREWRDGVAAKGEHTMVYEYMRPGEEKPIRKIAYAAAIPGWNIYVGNGAYLDDLDAKLAPIAWLLALAILGIGLIAGCIAWVIGRSISKPLGALGDRMRALADGKLDGEIPGLGRGDEVGAMAATVQIFKDNAVRIRGLEEAEAATQARTAAERRVAMENIASDFERSVTGIVRSVSTAAAGMQSTAQSMTTTASDASARAATVSAASESSSNNVGTVAAAAEELSSSVGEISRQVARSSEIASKAVGDAERTNATVGALSTGAEKIGEVVKLIHSIAAQTNLLALNATIEAARAGESGRGFAVVASEVKALANQTAKATEEISAQVAAMQASTNEAVTSIGGITETIAQMSEITVSISTAIDQQGDATREIARNIQSVAAGSSEINANIGGVTTAAAATGKAASEVLSNARELDNQSGMLRSAVDEFLAKVRAA
- a CDS encoding tripartite tricarboxylate transporter substrate binding protein, whose product is MIALSHPCRLATAAIYLTLTAAAFAQAPYPNRNITLVLPFAAGSGTDTTTRLIGKELGVALGVNTVIDNKAGANGSIAASYVARSPADGYTLFVTTNTTHSANPFLLKTMSYDPVKDFTPIARTGDLPFMLVINPEIPANSVAELIALAKKEPGKYSYASGSSSAIVSGATFARLAGIDLLHVPYKSSPPALTDVIAGRVSMMFVDVPTGLPHVNGKALKALAVTTKQRSALLPELPTMDDTVKGFDITSWQGYLGPANMPKDIVVKLNAEIRKIVERPDIKSQLAERGMEAFSGPPEEFDAFLKEQLVLWEKLITAAGIEKQ
- a CDS encoding DMT family transporter translates to MSQPAPSAPSPGPVRWLNNQPYILLTLTSLFWAGNIVLARHVAGHVPPLTLSCLRWYGTFLILLPFAWPHLKRDWPVLRAHLPLLLLLSVLGFAYNNAVSFWAMQYTEALNALLIQSAGPLFVAVWTLALFGVRLTGAQLAGIAISLVGVLTIILRGDWSALAGIRFNRGDLMFGSSLVAFGLYSALMLRRPVTHPLSLISFTTCCGATMLVPFSIWEFSTGVTLKLDAISMATLAYVIIFPSTLAYTFFNRGIALIGPNRAAPFFHLVPMFGSAMAILLLGEQLRLYHLAGYALVLAGVVIASRRASAKA